Genomic DNA from Triticum dicoccoides isolate Atlit2015 ecotype Zavitan chromosome 4B, WEW_v2.0, whole genome shotgun sequence:
ccttaatggcgcACGTGCTTtgaggaggggagcaagccggctactGGAAGCCGGCTGCATCCCAGGTCGACTGGGGGTAACATGACCGCCTTCAGGCGTCTCTCtaaccgaaggggcccgccgcctgcgggccgtactgtcagcccgtcgtggagggcgtcatggtcaacatggcaacagtgtcgcgccggacgggtgatggcttccccgtacggcgtactgtggccatgcgtgctccgggattcgggggtggcaggcttcactgttgccacgccatGTCCCATCATCGTCAcgggggtgcagactttgagggcacggTCCTGGACGCTTgccaggggccggcttcttggagtcggtcttttcgtggccggcttcttggagtcggccttatcGTGGCCGGCTCCATGAGAGTTTAGGGCTGGGCCGCCATCTGGTAGTCGGCCTGTGAGGCAGCCggccgggggaaggcggccccatgtcttggatgctCAAAGGCTCGATCGGCCTGTCATTTTTTcgaagggccaaagggagccggctaggctacccgtggtcatttactccgacaagtgcgctccccaaaaacctgatcgcccctctgtcATACAGGATCATGAGAGGCAGGGTTCCGGAGgcttgctgtcccttctcgcggtgcataccggaaggagggatggagaagacttgcgtgGCGGCGCAATCATCTGAAACAGTGTGAAACCATACGATGCGGCGGCAGCAACTATAACAAAGATTAAACTAGTCATGCAGATCGGTAAAATAGATGAGCAGATCATATCTAAGGCACAGACTAGGAATAGAAATTCTAGGACGATCTCAAACAAAGAGGACAAGATTGCATACGGTGCGGCGGGAGCAGAATCGTTGATGTTGATGTCGTcggccatgtcgttgaggaagaggttgccgaggttggggaagaagtcatCATTGCTAGCAGTCACACGAGTGCGCTCCCAAAAACCCGATCGTCCCTCTCCCGTACAGTTTcctgagcagcaaaaatatagacaacatgcATAACTTTATCCTCGGCTCAGCTCATTCCCGAAGGACGTCGATAACTGCCACACGCGTGGCAGGAAAGGAGatgcaccacacgtctctaatgcaAATAGATTGCCACAtcatcacatgcatgcatgcgagaatcttttcagattttcagtttttaaaatgttttatctcttaaatgaaaatccGATTGAagttccgttttcaccattaaatcgctCGCGACgatatcttcaaaactagatctcatatcgatatatttcgatgaatttttttttgttaaaagttgccatgtctattgcacatgaattgccatgatatttacactgaagttgtcatgatatgtttcaactatttttttttacatttaaaagtaaattttaacatattataaaacggggaattaagaaaacTAGACTTCccatgcaccataaactaaaattgccatgatacatgcacttaaaattgcaaTGGTTCAATAAAAAtaatattttcatggtcaaagtactggaattgccatcatcaaaaaactaaaattgccccgatctacaaactaaaattgccacatggcaactttagtttaggcactatggcaactatagtgtaaacatcatggcaacttctgggcaaaaaaaattcataaaaacatatcaacatggggtctagttttgaatatctcgtcgagacggatttaatggtgaaaatggatttttagtttgcttttttatttaggagataagaCATTTttaagcccaaaaccaaaaagatttctactgatgtcatctattcatacgtggcaaaatgagtggtgatggaggcgtgtggacgATCTGCAAacgtccacacgtgtgggcgttagtttttcaGTTCCCGAAACCTAACGCGCCGCCGAGGTGAGCGAGGCGAGGGAGCGCGCATGTGGTtttctcttctcatgctcatataaATGGTAGAAGAGCTCTCTTTATAAAAAGATGCAACTCCCACTCGACtttcaaggtgggactaaacttagtcTCACTCACATCACTCACAGCCATGCGTGAATGGGTCATAAGAATTTCAGATTTTTAGTTGAGCTTTGGCCAAAGACCTACTAACAAATTCCAACACAAGTCCACGGCTTAAAATGGACTTTTTCATGCAACAGACCGCCACCGCGTCAGCATACGCGTTACGAAATGCATAGCCTGCGACGGTCTGAACCCAACCCAAACGATCGAGGCGCGCCAACAAACACGCCGCGCCGTACGTGCACATACAGGTCAGTCGCCTCCAGAGGGAAGCAAACCAAAGCCACACTCCTGGACGCGACCCGACTCGAGGTACACACTACGCACTTACCGCGACCCCACGCTCACGCGCGAACGTGCACATCCGGGGAGGGAGAGCCGAGCCGGGAGCGCACGTAGCTAGCGTGGACACGCGTCTGACCAGTCTCCTCGTGCGCGTGCGCGTGCGGCGACCGGCGACCAGTACCACCACTCGCCAAAACTCTTGTCTTTGCTCTAGCTAGTACCCGCGACGGCGACGCACCCCCGTCCACCAACGAGGCCGCGTGggcccgccggtcgccgtcgcggGCCACAGCACTTGTCTCCCGCTAGACCACAGCCCTATAATACTAGtacattttatttatttttctcacCGCTTCCTTTTCTTAGCTTTCTTTTGCTATCTCCCTTTTACTTTTCAGGTGTAAAACACTTGGACGcagggaggtaggagaaggcaaagcgcgaccgGATCCCACTGGGAGAGACGTGCGATTAAAGATAGCCAGCGTCTTTTGACCGGCGTGGCCATGGCCATGGAGGGAGGCAGCCCTTATCTTTTGTCACGCCGTGCTAgtcctttctcttttttgtttccacCGGTCAACAGGGGCTGGAAAAACAAGAAGcatgtttgtttttgttttgcttAGCAGACGCGCGAGGTGACGAAGCGAAACGGGTGTCCAGAAGGGAAGCTGGGTGTGTAGTACGATCGACGCGTCCCACCGCACGGATGACCGACCAGATAGGTTTTCCCCTGCTTCTCGCCGTCTCGCGTGTGGTGGTCGTGACGAAGTTCAGTCCGGTGTTGTTGTCAGTACTGCCGACAGAATTGATTGCATGCTAGTGATCCGGCCATTCCCTGTTTGATTGATTCTGTACAGACTCAAGAGCCATTTTCTCAAGGGTCGCTATGGTGTAAATTACGCCAAAATAAAGATCGCATGCTAATttcgttttcagcatataaatgcaTGCACATGGAATTCTCAAGTAGCCACCTTAATGTAATGTGTTACTCAAAAATGTCGGATTTGGCGGGCTGAGATGCAGAGGTGATCTCTACCGAAAATGCTACACTCACGGGCGAGTTTTTACATGATCAACGGACTGACCCTTTCTCCCCTCACTAAGGGCATGTACAAACTCCTCCACATCATTTGCAGACGGCTGTTTGTCTACAACGGGTTGTCTCAAGTGTCATCAGCAAATTTAAAGGGATTTCCTGAAAAACAGCCCACGATGTGGCCCATGATAACCGACGGACTCTACAACGGGAAAAATGTTGTCTATATCTAGCGATTTACAAGGGAATAGATCGTCGGTATTTTTACCGACGGACTCGATCAGTTTTGTCTTTCTCTCTCCCCCCACGTCATTTCCCCCACTATGTGGCAGTTGTTACAGACGGCTGGCGGTACTCTGTTGTACATGCCCTAATATTCCCCCCGATTATTAGGGTGGGGCCCGCCTCATCTATTAACCAATTAAAACAATCCACCTCAGCCTTTGCCTGTAAAAGTCATGTAAATCTCCGTGACTCTAGCATTGCCGTGATTTCTACATGTTGATGGCATGGACGTTGCGTAGAGGTGTGCTGGCCGGTGGAGGTACGGGACACCATGGGCCGGCAGCGTGTGGGTGGTTGTCAAGATGCTCCGAGCGAAAGCCTGCCTGGCTCTTGTTGGCTGGCGTCTGGCGATGCCGAGCCCTGTTGGCGTTGTTCTCCACTTTTGACGCACCGCCGTGTAGTTTCTCGGTCCTTCCATCCTCGGACTTGGCTTAAGACCCAGTTGGGTCGAGTGGCAATTTCGTCCTTGCGACGATTCCCTCTTTGGAGGCCTTGCCTTCAAGACTGGTGATCTTGTTCGTATTGGcgagaggggggagggggggctgGATGCATACAATATTTGTGGTCGGCACGTGCCTGACCGGCAATCAGGATGCATATATCAAGGAGGTTGCCATGTATTTGGTGGCCTTATGACTTATATGGCAATGGAGGAACGGCCGAGCGGGGTCGTAACATGCCTTTGTCGTCGAACGCCTGGCAGGTTCCTAGGTTTTGTTctagcatcttcgtgagttgtagtGAAGTTGAAGTTCTAGTGTCGCGGGGCAATGCGACAGTGATGATGTCGTGCAAAGGGTTGGTCTAGTGTCCAATAATCTCTAGTGGCTATGCCAGGCTCAGTCAGTGCAAGTCATGTGTTTTTCCTCTTATGACTCATAGTCGAAGTCAGAGCTAACTAGTCCTCGACGCATTCGACCAATTGTCTGGCATAGACCATTAGATATTTGTTGCTTCGTCCGAGGTGAGAGCTCTTTGGTTGGTCATCTATGATGAAGATAGAGTTGTTTGCTTGGGATGAAGTGAAAACGATGAAAGTTTGCAAACGGCCGAGATGATGTTTCCCTCTTCAGCGGTGTAGGTGGGTCTTAGCGGACAGCCAGGTTGGTTGGGTGCCCTATTTTGTGGGTGTGATGTAACAAATTTCATTCGGTTTTTCGCTAATTCACCaataattctcttcttcttaattaacgaGTAGAGCTAAAGAGCTGTGATTTCAGAAAAAAGTTTATTTTTGGAAAAGGAGGcttgcccccggcctctgcatctgaacgatgcatgcagccatattattaaaagTCTCAAAATAGCACAAAGTCTTAAAAGTATCACAGCTCGCAAAAGGAGCAAAGAAACATAAAAAAaggcaatgctgcaaccggtgtgaATTAAAGGACTAGGAccctagactcctatcctgttatgcgactgccattcaaaccggttgaatatagcccgtgcTACTATCTTacattggttgcacccagtaaccaatggCTCCCTGGAGtccgtaggagtgagtaaggaccacgtacggatctatgccgtagctctgaagatgacctgcaagaagGTTAAAATATGTTGTcggttaaaaatcatatcattcctgcagTTTCATATGGCCCACATAAGTGCACATATTCCAATTCGAATACGAGCCGCATTAGTATGTTCcaccccagctaaccacgtcccaaataacgattCAATGAGGGACGATGTTGAAGGCTATATGAATCGTTCGCCAAAGTAATTTGACGAGAGGGCAATCTATGGAAGAGATACTGTATTGTTTCATGATGATCGCAAAAACAACATCGTGAACTGCCTACCCATCGTCGCTTTAACAAATTATCTTTGGTGAGGATCtcttgcttgtggacaaaccacataaagattttaatACGCAAGGGGACCTTAACCTTCCATATATGTATAGACCACGGGATTGGGCCAGAACTAATTAGATCCATATAAAAAATTTTTACCGTAAACACTCCGTTTCTAACCAAGTTCCAGTGTAATGAGTCAGGTTCGTCGGATAATTGAACATCCATCAATCTCCATACCAAGTGCATCCAGGAATTCCAACTCTCCCCAACTAATGGTCGCATAAACTGAATATTCAAGGGAACCGATTATAATACTGTGCCTATGTAATCCTCTttacgttgcacaatattataAAGGCTTGGATATTGTATGGCTAATGACGTCTCCCCTAGCAATATATCCTCCCAAAATTTTGTTGTCATCCCATTGCCAACAAGAAATTTGGTCCTACGAAAGAACAAGCCTTTCGTTCTCATAAGCCCCTTTCAAAATGGCGAATCATTCGGCCTTGCGGTGACTTGGGCAAAAAAATTCGATTGCAGATATTTGTTGTGTAATATCTGTGCACACATACCGTCATTCTCTACTGATAACTTATATAGCCATTTACTCATAAGGCATTTATTCAGAAAAAAGTATTGAATATTAGATTCGGAGCCGAAGCTCAATGGTTGAGTAAAGAACAATTTTGTAAAGAGCCGGAGAGAGCATTATTTTGCATATCATGGGGGCTAAATAACATGAATATGTCCTTGGTGGCCTTACGGAAAAAGTGATATCACTCTCATTTGCGTTGAGGGATCAACTCATGTCGGGCTACTATAGATGCTACAGTTCCAACACCAAAATCCCTCCCCACTAGGCAGGAAAAGGAAAAGTATCCGAAAGGAACCCGAAATGAAAACAAAAACATTATTTTTTTTCTATTGACCCGCCAATAAAACAGTACCACCTGGCACCGTGCAACTCCACCTCTTGCGACAAGGCTGACATTTCCACCTCGCTTCGTCGACCTCGGGTCTCCCCTGCTCTTCATATCTCCTCTCTCCACCCCCACCCTCCCCGAGCATCAACACCGCCAAGAACACGAACTCCAACAAGACGAGGATCGATCGACACGGCAACGCGAGGGCGCACGCCGATCGATCGAGCTGATTACGATCGATTCAAGCTTTGGCCATGCGGAGGTCGGACTGGGAGGACCGGTGCCGGCGGCACCCGGAGCACCGGCTGTCCAAGGGCGTGTGCCCGAGCTGCCTCCGCGATCGCCTCGCCCACCTCTCCGCCAactcctccgccaccaccaccctgACGCGCGCCTCCAACTCGGCCAGCACCTCCCCCTACTCCTCCACCGACTCCCCTCCGCTCCACCACGCAGCCCTCTCCGCCGACGCCACCTCCGTCCACGtcgtcggcgccggcgccggctccTCCTTCGTCAACGTCTCCGCCTTCTCGCAGCCGCTCATGCCGACGGCCTCAAAGAAACCAGCAGAAGCCAAGGGAAAGGACGGCgagccgaagaagaagaagaagagcagcagcaagaAGAAGATCGGGAGGTTCCTGTCGAGGCTGGTCGGGACGGAGAAGCGGCGGAAAACAGGGGaaggcgacggcggcgagctcttccATTCCAGCACCATGAAGGAGAAGTCGTCGACCAAGTGGGTCTTCTTTTGATCAGACCGGCCGGCACCAGCTACCAACCATACGAACCATGCTTGGCCTTTCTCGGTTCTCGATCGATCGGGTATtgattttctttattttctctGTTATTTTTTGCAAGTATTCTTCTTGAGCTTGATTTGATATTTTTCTCAAGCGCCGTGTATATACACGAGATCAAGTAGCTGACCGTAAGGAGAAGCATACATATATGGTGAAAAATTGCATATGGTTATTGATTTTTTTAGGACACAGTGTATGGATGTAAATTAACGTGTATTTGTATCTAGTTTCTCTAGCATAGTATGTACTGTGTGAATGGCTTCTGGGATTCACGAATTATACGACAGTTTTGCTTAATTTTCTCGCATACCTTTGGTCTTGTTACTATTGGTACTTGTTACTTGTTCTGACGACGCATATGAGACGAAGATAGCATACGGGAGCGATTGAACATACTATGCAAAAATCAGGAGGAAAAGAAAGGAATGTTTGCATCGTATTCACACGGATGGTCACACAAACGCACTGATAGAAGAGTTACTTCCTTCTATGATTGCTTCTCTGCTACTCCACTCTTTAGCTTTTTTGTCATGCTTGAATCATCTTTCCATTTTCTCGGCTGCTTTTCAACTTTTAGTAGCCGGTGATCCATCGTTTCGACGTGAAGCTGGTTGTCTCGATCCGAACTTGTTTCCGTCTTGGCCAAAGCCCGTCGGTCCGCCCTCCTTGGATGGGTAAGGCAGCTCCAGAACGCGACACGTACGCCGACACAATTGAATAGCCGCCATGAAAAACAGCATGCACCTCTAGGTGCATACAAGCACGTCGGTCGAACTCTCTTCTGTACATATGGACCAAAGTAGCTGCGCTCAGATGAACGGGAACGGTACGTGGCTCATGTTGGCAAACCTGCACCCACGGCGACAACGGAAGCAAGGAGGAATGTGCGTGCAGCCGTGTACGACCGGCACAGAATTAAGAGAAGGTCAGAGGAACCAAAAACAAATGAGATTTTTAGCATTACCGAATACGAACAGCTGATAGCAGAAAACTCCGTTGACCGTACCCTGCAGCTGTGTAGCAGACCAGATGAAATGGTTGCATCCGATTGAGCCAGATATATGGCCGGAATATAGATCCTCGTTCCGAATCAAGATTAGAATATGTCTCCACGAATCGTGCCGTCCACGCGTgcacggcggcggccggtggaaccATGGTGACTGCTGCACCCCGCCCGCCTCCAACAGTGTGGAAGTTGCACCCCTGCCCTGACCCGGAGCCTAGCCATGACTGGTGGATGGGGACCTGGCAGCGACCCCGACGACTCCTCCCGCCTACGTGGAAATGACAAATGAAGCCTTCGACCCAAGGCCAACCGGCCGGAGAAACTTGATCAGAACATGGCGTGTGGGCTCCAGCCGTTTGGCCCCCACGGGCCTGAAATAGCGCCGCCTAGGGGCGCGCCGGCGAAAATATCGGCGGGGGTGGTCGGTTTCCCAACCGCCGTCCCAAGCCCAACCCAGACGCCTTTTTTTGAAAAACAAACTCGGTCAAACAAGACACATATTCGGCCAAGCTAGGcgattttcttgatgtttgtacatAAAAACTTAAAAACACCGAGTAATTTGATGGGCCAGGCCGTAATGACGGAAATGCGTATACAACACTGGGCTGGGGAATTGCAGAATGGGCTGGCCCAGTTCGAGGCAGTTTTATCGGCTGCATTTTGTTCTTAGTTCTGGTTTATCCTTTGAATTTTTCGGGAACAGGTTTTCCGCTTTAAAGTAACTTCCACCGTTTAttatatttttgtttatttttattccttCCCCGATTTTCAGATTAGTTTCTTTGATTTTCATTTTCTgtaattttcttttttccttttattttttggaAATAAATACACGAACATTTAACTAAGATTTTTAAAATGCATGAACACTTTTAAAGTTACACAAACATTGTTTGACATTATACAAAAACATAAATATAAATGAGCATATTCAAGATCACGTGATTTTTTTCTAAATATGTCAACATTAATTTCATGAACAGTTTTAGAAAACAAGGAACAATTTGTAAAATTAGAAGCACATATTTTGAGAAAatgtgaacactttttaaaatttgaCGAAAATTTTAAAAATGTGCATACACTTTTAAAATTTACACATCATGATGTATATTTTCTTTAAACTAATTTCAAACTTATTACAAAATACTCTCTCCGCaaactaatataagatcttttagatcactaaACTGGTGTAAAGTGgtgatctaaaaggtcttatattcgaTTAAAGAGGGAGTATTTAAACTATGTGAtttaacaaaaaaaaagaaaaatgttgGATCTGTTTTGAAAATGCGCTAacactttttaaaattttgttaACAACCTTAAAATGCAAGGACATTTTCTAAATTACCAGACATAATATATAATTTCTTTCTTGAACGAATTTGTAAAATTATTAGAAAGTATATAAATTATGAGATTTAACATAAAAAATGTTGGACCTGTTAACATGCCGCGCCAGTAATTGGCCCATTACTGTTGTGTTCACGTAGCCTGGCGCTCCCGCTCACGCAAAAGCaccacataacaacaccaataatGGAAAGCAACACGAAAAATAACAAGACATGGAGTTTCTTCTCACGAGCTCAAATGCTCCCGCAAGAacagttacataaaaaataaaaaaatctgattttttttcaaacaAAACATTGCCGAATTTTCTACATAAAGTCTTATGAAATTTTGCACATATGCAAAGAATTCATCCATGTTTATTGCCAACAAAATTTAATTTGTTTTCTTTACTACTTTCTTCGATTTTACATTTCATCCTTGGTGGATTTTAGCTTGCGAGCAGAATAACACTTTCGACAACAATATCAATTTTTTCGAGATGTGAGCCCATATTATGAGTTTGGCCAGTTGCACTAGTAGAGGCAAATAGGTTCGAAATAAATTGCAGTTGCGTATTTTATTAGAGGTTAGAACTATTTTAACAATGGGTAGGGACTCGAACGTCTTCTTAGCAAAAAAATTACAACATTGTAAGAAGAACCCTGGGAGAAAGTGAAATTACAAGCATGCCCTTCCCTTTGACTGAAAGGGTCCACCTATACCAACAAGAGCGCAATTGGGTTCCTGCATAGATAGCAACCTCATTGGAGATGCTTCGGCCACCATCTTCGACGGAATCAATTCTAGCAACAAGCAAGGGAAGAAGTGCCTATGTGTGGAGGTTGAACAAGGCAAACTGAAGCATATTCTTCTTTTGATCATCAACTTCCCAAGCCGGCGCTAATGTAGTGGCCAGACGAAGACAATGGTACCTCATGCCAGTTTCAACATCTCATGGAATGCCAGATCTGGACAAGTGTTATGTGAATATGCCCCCATCTCCCATTCTATTTCTATGATGAGAGGATAGGATGGACAACCACACCAATTCACTCTCGCCAAAAGCTAAACTCACTACATGAGATTCAATTGAATCAAACTCTTGGTATGCGACTAGCAGGTGTGACTTGCGAGTGAGAGGGCACAACTTTGacacggttgtcggtgtcaaaaccggcagatctcgtgtagggggtcccaaactatgtgtcttaggatcgatgggtaacaggagataagggacatggtgtttacccaggttcgggccctctctaagatgtaaaaccctactcctgcttgattatattcgatgtgtATGATTacaaagttgatctacctcgagatcatatgttgtggtctaaaacttgagggtatgatgaataatgtcataatcatctatcgactagcttgGCCCTGGCTTATATAACGTACCAGaggctaggataacaagagtcctagtcgaatacg
This window encodes:
- the LOC119291718 gene encoding uncharacterized protein LOC119291718, producing MRRSDWEDRCRRHPEHRLSKGVCPSCLRDRLAHLSANSSATTTLTRASNSASTSPYSSTDSPPLHHAALSADATSVHVVGAGAGSSFVNVSAFSQPLMPTASKKPAEAKGKDGEPKKKKKSSSKKKIGRFLSRLVGTEKRRKTGEGDGGELFHSSTMKEKSSTKWVFF